A section of the Candidatus Legionella polyplacis genome encodes:
- a CDS encoding succinate dehydrogenase assembly factor 2 codes for MVNYILEKRYRKIKWRCRRGILELDLILRKFINNKIFLLSKKQLFFFEMLINYDDQVLFDWFVGRKFPLDKNIQNIIKTININNFVL; via the coding sequence ATGGTTAATTATATTCTAGAAAAAAGATATAGAAAAATTAAATGGCGTTGCAGAAGAGGTATACTTGAGTTAGATTTAATTTTGAGAAAATTTATTAATAATAAAATTTTTCTTTTATCTAAAAAACAATTATTTTTTTTTGAAATGTTAATTAATTACGATGATCAAGTTTTATTTGATTGGTTTGTTGGTAGAAAATTTCCTTTGGATAAAAATATTCAAAATATTATTAAAACTATTAATATTAATAACTTTGTTTTATAA
- the rplI gene encoding 50S ribosomal protein L9 yields MDIVLLKTVKNLGNTGDKINVSSGYARNYLIPKKIAVYCTKSNIEFFKKRRAFLEQRKQEVIDNANQRALHFKNVILTIPVKTKNKTELYGSIRALDIQKQLKKQMLYVKKREIILPLKQIRCIGNYKIKIMFFKNIYTEISLNIVSE; encoded by the coding sequence GTGGATATAGTTTTGTTAAAAACTGTAAAGAATCTTGGAAATACAGGGGATAAGATAAATGTATCATCTGGATATGCTAGAAATTATTTAATTCCTAAAAAAATAGCTGTATATTGTACAAAAAGTAATATTGAATTTTTTAAAAAACGACGAGCTTTTCTTGAGCAGAGAAAGCAAGAAGTTATAGATAATGCAAATCAACGTGCATTACATTTTAAAAATGTAATATTGACTATACCAGTTAAAACCAAAAATAAAACAGAATTATATGGTTCTATACGAGCATTAGATATACAGAAACAACTAAAAAAGCAAATGTTATATGTAAAAAAACGAGAAATTATTTTACCTTTAAAACAAATTCGTTGTATAGGAAATTACAAAATAAAGATAATGTTTTTTAAAAATATATATACAGAAATATCTCTGAATATTGTTTCTGAATAA
- a CDS encoding NGG1p interacting factor NIF3, translating into MENLIYKIITYIPKNSVEKVKQALFSSGAGKLGNYTEVCWQCLGIGQFKPLKNANPTIGKINSLTYVKEYKVEMICKAKYIHNAIKTLKLVHPYEEPAYEIIKLEKFIK; encoded by the coding sequence ATGGAAAACTTAATATATAAAATAATTACATATATCCCAAAAAATAGTGTAGAAAAAGTAAAACAAGCACTTTTTTCTTCTGGTGCTGGAAAATTAGGAAATTATACAGAAGTGTGTTGGCAATGTTTAGGTATTGGTCAATTTAAACCATTAAAAAATGCAAATCCTACAATCGGAAAAATAAATTCTCTTACTTATGTTAAAGAATATAAAGTAGAAATGATTTGTAAAGCTAAATATATTCATAACGCAATAAAAACACTGAAATTAGTTCATCCATATGAAGAACCAGCATATGAAATAATAAAACTAGAAAAATTTATAAAATAA
- a CDS encoding NAD-glutamate dehydrogenase domain-containing protein: MKWNLTKIEKEFIDLKKIWINRFKYFLDKKFNKEKVNFFYKKYRCVFPLSYIKNVLPKSAVEDIQFIELLSKKNLLLVNFNKFLNKKKEYFYFKLYKFNDSVILSNILYIIKNFGLQIFSGQSYLFNFGENKNIWISHLILLNNNKNVKVNMYYAKRLIQDAFRNIYLGYVENDSLNKLILSANLSWRKISILRMYAKYFKQTKFIFNEQTIKHILNHNIFLTKYLIKLFRIRFKPNINNRKYYYKLLLNDIHKYLSKVTDLTEDRVIRQYVQAIIYTLRTNYYQYDSFNKKSHKNYISIKLDSKNIPYIPKPYPFCEIFVYSVQFEGIHLRGGKISRGGIRWSDRKKDFRTEILGLMKTQQIKNSLIIPSGAKGGFIIKEIQCGVIDCYKSFIKGMLDITDNYKDGNIVHPVNVVCFDEYDPYLVVAADKGTSNFSDVANEISYKYSFWLGDAFASGGSNGYNHKKIGITAKGAWESIKSNFYEINLNINNDYFTVVGIGDMSGDVFGNGMLLSNKIHLLGAFNHIHIFIDPNPNAEISFEERKRLFYLPHSTWKDYNINLISKGGGVFDRSEKFITVSKEMKKVFNINNSVIEPNDLIKILLKSKVDFLWSAGIGTFVKSSYEDHTDVNDKINDLIRIDGKDLKCKIVGEGGNLGLTQLARIEYALNGGLIYTDFIDNVAGVHCSDKEVNIKILLDNINCRVANNERNDLLSSIENEVVLSILKNHNNQLKIINILYMQSSLLIDLHSDYIDFLEIHEKFERNLYFLPDKKCLLKRKIYKKGLLKPEISILISYSKILLKKAILELNINNDLFFNKILLNYFPSILQKKYSKYIIEYHPLRREIISTKLSNLIINDLGFSFIYQIKNDTGSSIDSIIYAYLISKNILNFEKLWKKIETLDSKLNFGVKYNLYILQVRLLYRVIRWILENHKNKNNINIDLIIEHYRYKLSLIKMILLNSLLYKELLNSIFFIQNYISLGISQSLLNDCILLECLVSFIDIIYVEDITNINIGEIIDIYLYIEKFLKFNWLRNKILSYSINNYLDYLIREEFLKDIQLQQRKIVIQFIYFYKKNKKDLTTSLNQWINSNSDLINNWKGILSKFKINSVYDFNMIFMFIRKLFTLTDIFLKKI; the protein is encoded by the coding sequence ATGAAATGGAATTTAACAAAAATTGAGAAAGAATTTATTGATTTAAAAAAGATTTGGATCAATCGTTTTAAATATTTTTTAGATAAAAAATTTAATAAAGAAAAAGTAAACTTTTTTTATAAAAAATACAGGTGTGTATTTCCTTTATCGTACATTAAAAATGTTTTACCAAAATCGGCAGTTGAAGATATACAATTTATTGAATTGTTATCAAAAAAAAACTTATTATTAGTTAATTTTAATAAATTTTTAAATAAAAAAAAAGAATATTTTTACTTTAAACTTTATAAGTTTAATGATTCAGTTATATTATCAAATATTTTATATATTATTAAGAATTTTGGATTACAAATCTTTAGTGGACAATCTTATCTTTTTAATTTTGGAGAAAATAAAAATATATGGATAAGTCATTTAATATTATTAAATAATAATAAAAATGTTAAAGTTAACATGTATTATGCAAAAAGATTAATTCAAGATGCTTTCAGAAATATTTATTTAGGATATGTAGAAAATGATAGTTTAAATAAATTAATCCTTTCTGCCAATTTATCTTGGAGAAAAATATCTATTTTGAGAATGTATGCAAAATATTTTAAACAAACAAAATTTATTTTTAATGAACAAACTATAAAACATATATTGAATCATAATATTTTTTTAACTAAATATTTAATTAAATTATTTAGGATACGTTTTAAACCAAATATTAATAATAGAAAGTATTATTATAAATTATTATTAAATGATATACATAAGTATTTATCTAAAGTAACTGATTTAACAGAGGATAGAGTAATTAGACAATATGTACAAGCTATTATTTATACTTTAAGAACTAATTACTATCAATACGATAGTTTCAATAAAAAATCACATAAAAATTATATATCAATTAAATTAGATAGTAAAAATATTCCATATATTCCAAAGCCATATCCTTTTTGTGAAATTTTTGTTTATTCGGTTCAATTTGAAGGTATTCATTTAAGAGGTGGAAAAATTTCTAGAGGAGGTATACGTTGGTCAGATAGAAAAAAAGATTTTAGAACAGAAATATTAGGATTAATGAAAACTCAACAAATAAAAAATTCATTAATTATTCCTAGTGGAGCAAAAGGAGGCTTTATAATAAAAGAGATTCAATGTGGAGTGATTGATTGTTATAAGTCTTTTATAAAAGGAATGTTGGATATTACTGATAATTATAAAGATGGAAATATCGTTCATCCTGTTAATGTTGTTTGTTTTGATGAATATGATCCTTATTTAGTTGTGGCAGCAGACAAAGGAACGTCAAATTTTTCAGACGTTGCTAATGAGATTTCTTATAAATATAGTTTTTGGTTAGGAGATGCTTTTGCATCTGGTGGTTCGAATGGATATAATCATAAGAAAATTGGTATCACCGCTAAAGGCGCATGGGAATCGATTAAATCAAATTTTTATGAAATAAATTTGAATATAAATAATGATTATTTTACAGTTGTTGGAATAGGAGATATGTCCGGAGATGTATTTGGAAACGGAATGTTATTATCTAATAAAATTCATTTATTGGGAGCGTTTAATCATATTCATATTTTTATAGATCCAAATCCTAATGCAGAAATAAGCTTTGAAGAGCGTAAGAGGTTATTTTATTTACCTCATTCTACATGGAAAGATTATAATATTAATTTAATATCCAAAGGTGGTGGGGTTTTTGATCGTTCTGAAAAATTTATTACTGTAAGTAAAGAAATGAAAAAAGTTTTTAATATTAATAATAGTGTTATTGAACCTAATGATTTGATAAAAATTTTGTTAAAATCTAAAGTTGATTTTTTATGGAGCGCTGGTATTGGTACATTTGTAAAGTCAAGTTATGAAGATCATACTGATGTAAATGATAAAATAAACGATTTAATTCGTATTGATGGAAAAGATTTAAAATGTAAAATTGTTGGTGAAGGAGGTAATTTAGGATTAACTCAGTTAGCTAGAATAGAATATGCATTAAATGGTGGATTGATATATACGGATTTTATAGATAACGTTGCTGGAGTTCATTGTTCAGATAAAGAAGTTAATATTAAAATTTTATTAGATAATATTAATTGTAGAGTGGCTAACAATGAACGTAATGATTTATTATCAAGTATTGAAAATGAAGTTGTTTTATCAATATTAAAGAATCATAATAATCAACTGAAAATTATTAATATTCTTTATATGCAATCTAGTTTATTAATAGATTTACATAGTGATTATATTGATTTTTTGGAAATTCATGAAAAATTTGAACGGAATTTGTATTTTTTACCTGATAAAAAATGTTTATTAAAACGTAAAATTTATAAAAAAGGTTTATTGAAACCAGAGATATCGATTTTAATAAGTTATAGTAAAATACTTTTAAAAAAGGCAATTTTAGAACTAAATATTAATAATGATTTATTTTTTAATAAAATTTTATTAAATTATTTTCCATCTATTTTGCAAAAAAAATATTCTAAATATATTATAGAATATCATCCATTAAGACGTGAAATTATTTCAACAAAACTCAGTAACTTAATTATAAATGATTTAGGATTTTCTTTTATTTATCAAATAAAAAATGATACAGGATCTTCCATAGATTCTATAATCTATGCTTATTTAATATCGAAAAATATTTTGAATTTTGAAAAATTATGGAAAAAAATTGAAACATTAGATAGTAAATTAAATTTTGGCGTGAAATATAATTTATATATCTTGCAAGTAAGATTGTTATATAGAGTTATACGGTGGATTTTAGAAAATCATAAAAATAAAAATAATATAAACATAGATTTAATTATTGAACATTATAGATATAAATTATCATTAATAAAAATGATTTTGTTAAATTCCTTATTATATAAGGAGTTATTAAATTCTATTTTTTTTATTCAAAATTATATTAGTTTAGGAATTTCACAATCATTATTAAATGATTGTATATTGTTAGAATGTTTAGTGTCTTTTATAGATATTATTTATGTGGAAGATATAACTAATATTAATATTGGTGAAATTATTGATATTTATTTATATATAGAGAAATTTTTAAAATTTAATTGGTTAAGAAATAAAATTCTTTCATATTCAATAAATAATTATCTAGATTATTTGATTAGAGAAGAATTTTTAAAAGATATTCAATTACAACAAAGAAAGATAGTAATACAATTTATTTATTTTTATAAAAAAAATAAAAAAGATTTAACTACTTCTTTAAATCAATGGATTAATAGTAATAGTGATTTAATAAATAATTGGAAAGGTATCTTGTCAAAATTTAAGATCAATTCTGTATATGATTTTAATATGATTTTTATGTTTATTCGTAAATTATTTACATTAACTGATATTTTTTTAAAAAAAATTTAA
- the rpsF gene encoding 30S ribosomal protein S6 codes for MRYYELVILIHPDKSDHLIQIIDKYEKIVLESDGEICYKEDCGRRQLAYTIRNVYKANYYLLYIKCDRKIINNVNNILKFDENVIRFLIIKKNKIIKKPSFLSKKDNYNM; via the coding sequence ATGAGATACTATGAGTTAGTCATTTTAATTCATCCAGATAAAAGTGATCATTTGATTCAAATAATAGATAAATATGAAAAAATAGTTTTAGAATCAGATGGTGAAATTTGTTATAAGGAAGATTGTGGAAGGCGACAATTAGCATATACTATTAGAAATGTATATAAAGCTAATTATTATTTATTATATATTAAATGTGATAGGAAAATTATTAATAATGTAAATAATATTTTAAAGTTTGATGAGAATGTAATTAGATTCTTAATTATAAAAAAGAACAAGATAATAAAAAAACCTTCTTTTTTATCTAAGAAAGATAATTATAACATGTAA
- the obgE gene encoding GTPase ObgE, whose product MKFVDEAFITVESGKGGDGCLSFRREKYIPRGGPNGGDGGKGGSIYLKGNKNLNNLLSFRNKKYYKAQDGCSGMSNGKTGKSGKNLVIYVPIGTMVFNGTTNNLIGDIKTVSDLLLIAKGGKNGIGNIHFKTSTNQYPIQRTLGCLGKKYYLRLELRVLADIGLLGLPNSGKSTLINSVSNTKSKIADYPFTTLYPILGVFFVSSNKKFIIADIPGLVKESSSGYGLGFNFLKHLSRTRILFHMVDISLYNDYGEDKVIESINIIDNEIKKYNIDLYSKLRWLIFNKIDLFLDKNNVKHTVNNIINKIQWRDKFFLISASTGEGIKKIVDALKKL is encoded by the coding sequence ATGAAATTTGTTGATGAAGCTTTTATAACTGTTGAATCTGGAAAGGGTGGAGATGGTTGTTTGAGTTTTAGAAGGGAAAAATATATTCCTCGTGGAGGACCTAATGGTGGAGATGGAGGAAAAGGTGGTAGTATTTATTTAAAAGGAAATAAAAATTTAAATAATTTGTTAAGTTTTAGAAATAAAAAATATTATAAAGCTCAAGATGGTTGTTCTGGAATGAGTAATGGAAAAACAGGAAAATCTGGAAAAAATCTTGTCATTTATGTTCCTATTGGAACTATGGTATTTAATGGAACTACTAATAATCTCATTGGAGATATAAAAACTGTAAGTGATTTATTGTTAATAGCTAAAGGAGGAAAAAATGGAATAGGAAATATTCATTTTAAAACAAGTACTAATCAATATCCAATACAAAGAACATTAGGTTGTTTGGGAAAAAAATATTATTTACGTTTAGAATTGAGAGTGTTAGCAGATATTGGATTATTAGGTTTGCCAAATTCTGGTAAATCAACCTTGATAAATTCTGTTTCAAATACTAAATCTAAAATAGCAGATTATCCATTTACTACATTATATCCAATATTAGGAGTATTTTTTGTATCTTCCAATAAGAAATTTATAATAGCGGATATTCCTGGTTTAGTTAAAGAATCATCTAGCGGATATGGACTTGGATTTAATTTTTTAAAGCATTTATCGAGAACACGAATACTTTTCCATATGGTAGATATTAGTTTATATAATGATTATGGAGAAGATAAGGTAATAGAATCTATAAATATTATAGATAATGAAATAAAAAAATATAATATAGATTTATATAGTAAATTACGTTGGTTAATTTTTAATAAAATTGATTTGTTTTTAGATAAAAACAATGTGAAACACACAGTAAATAATATAATAAACAAAATACAATGGAGAGATAAATTTTTTTTAATTTCAGCTTCAACTGGTGAGGGAATTAAAAAAATTGTTGATGCGTTAAAAAAATTATAA
- a CDS encoding thioredoxin family protein, whose translation MVQTASSMIQLGTKAYSFSLIDVISGNIVSFPPKNIRINAMVLMFICNHCPYVQHINKKLSEISLFYKNKNVNFYGINSNDIKQYPEDSPENMKKIAIKNNYSFPYLYDETQEVAKLYKATCTPDFYIFNKKLLLVYRGQFDDSRPKNNIKVTGKSIKDTIDNLINGIPINTNQKPSIGCNIKWKT comes from the coding sequence ATGGTACAAACCGCTTCCAGCATGATACAGTTAGGAACTAAAGCATATTCATTTTCATTAATAGATGTTATAAGTGGAAATATTGTATCATTTCCACCAAAAAATATAAGAATTAATGCAATGGTTTTAATGTTTATATGTAACCATTGTCCATATGTTCAACATATCAATAAAAAGTTATCAGAAATATCTTTATTTTATAAAAATAAAAATGTAAACTTTTATGGAATCAATTCGAATGATATAAAACAATACCCAGAAGATTCCCCAGAAAATATGAAAAAAATAGCTATCAAAAATAATTATTCTTTTCCTTATCTTTATGATGAAACACAAGAAGTAGCTAAACTTTATAAAGCAACTTGTACGCCAGATTTTTATATTTTTAATAAAAAATTACTTTTAGTATATAGAGGTCAATTTGATGATTCTAGACCAAAAAATAATATAAAAGTTACTGGTAAATCTATTAAAGATACTATTGACAATTTAATTAACGGAATTCCAATAAATACAAACCAAAAACCAAGTATAGGATGTAATATAAAATGGAAAACTTAA
- the rpsR gene encoding 30S ribosomal protein S18, with translation MINSYRKKRIYKFKNNKEFENLTFKDINILKNFITETGKIIPSRISGTPIRIQRKIANSIKHARFLALLPYCDNHR, from the coding sequence ATAATAAATTCTTATAGAAAAAAGAGAATATATAAATTTAAAAATAATAAAGAGTTTGAAAATTTAACTTTTAAAGATATTAATATTTTAAAGAATTTTATTACAGAAACTGGAAAAATTATTCCTAGTAGGATAAGCGGTACTCCTATACGAATTCAAAGAAAAATAGCTAATTCTATTAAACATGCTAGATTTCTTGCTTTATTACCTTATTGTGATAATCATAGATGA